From a single Artemia franciscana chromosome 9, ASM3288406v1, whole genome shotgun sequence genomic region:
- the LOC136031485 gene encoding uncharacterized protein LOC136031485, producing MLICTLLNIVVFVIFAVSSEATEMLSRNTTFKIVKEKRYRNSKSSKMLPTNSWDFLLGNERMFPEQPIYECCPTVMELVEPKGAINIEGELVELFRDSETGQRFFEHSCRSDVVNKPCAFVDKKAKKHSLCVQKYTYTYALIRDFSSKKHWKLDYIKIRGGCACEILPQKGKKKKKGRKRRP from the exons gtttttgtcatttttgctgTTTCGTCTGAAGCAACTGAAATGCTCAGTAGGAATACTACATTCAAGATTGTAAAAGAAAAGAGATACAG AAATTCGAAATCATCAAAGATGCTCCCAACTAACTCTTGGGATTTCCTTCTGGGCAACGAGAGAATGTTTCCCGAACAACCAATTTATGAATGCTGCCCAACTGTTATGGAGCTTGTGGAGCCAAAAGGAGCAATAAATATAGAAGGAGAACTGGTGGAGCTATTTCGTGATTCAGAAACTGGGCAGAGGTTTTTTGAACATTCCTGCCGGTCCGACGTTGTGAACAAGCCATGTGCATTTGTTGATAAAAAAGCGAAGAAACATTCCTTATGTGTGCAAAAATATACATACACTTATGCTCTTATTAGGGATTTTAGTTCTAAGAAACATTGGAAGctagattatataaaaattagaggtgGCTGTGCTTGTGAAATACTTCctcaaaaaggcaaaaaaaagaaaaaagggagaaaaaggAGGCCTTGA